The Amphiura filiformis chromosome 12, Afil_fr2py, whole genome shotgun sequence genome includes a region encoding these proteins:
- the LOC140166618 gene encoding uncharacterized protein — protein MGITRLDKIRNTVIRESLGLKETIIDRVTTKRPKYFGHVNRIQPSRYPNILLTSNIHGDRPRGRPAKKWTDCVKADCATRNLSSLAEATSLSRDRRIWQAILKQNLQKPSHIPKMVWTV, from the coding sequence ATGGGTATCACCAGACTAGACAAAATCAGGAACACCGTCATCAGAGAAAGCCTAGGTCTGAAGGAGACGATAATTGACAGAGTGACCACAAAAAGACCGAAATACTTTGGCCATGTCAATCGGATACAACCATCAAGATACCCAAACATACTCCTGACCTCCAATATTCATGGTGACAGACCACGTGGAAGACCAGCCAAGAAATGGACAGATTGTGTAAAGGCAGACTGTGCTACTAGAAACCTGAGCTCCCTGGCTGAAGCTACCAGTCTATCACGTGATCGGAGGATCTGGCAAGCCATCCTGAAACAGAACTTACAGAAGCCATCACACATTCCCAAAATGGTGTGGACGgtttag
- the LOC140165786 gene encoding hyalin-like — translation MYIFADSSNNMAYCTFSIRINLVDSLPPEVLNCPSDIRTTTEVGIDQVPVFWIEPIGIDESGRTSVIQRSHAPGQLFAIELTQVSYLFSDDADNRAFCNFSVTVNQKDTISPEIVGCPSDIYKTVEIGTSPIYVSWDEPVASDISGYAELFRATHKPGEEFDVGSTLVSYTYMDGSNNTATCRFYIQISGLDTRAPTIILCPSNVTAAIDEGSLGAIVNWEEPSAEDASGNVMLLIQTHSSGTFFTIGTTIVSYIFRDNANNMEKCSFSVTVSGADTRAPTILFCPNNVTAEIDEGSFGAIVNWKEPIAEDASGEVMLLIQTHSSGTFFAIGTTIVSYIFRDNANNMDKCSFSVTVSGVDKTSSKIFNCPSNIVARVEPGKDATTVTWSEPFAINLSAATKISSTHESNESFPIGSTQVTYTFEQPDGYKELCNFTVTVLKHENTAEVGEVRGQPNTSGTQSVASGVSYAALIMSLLILVFIICVVLMFLYIRLKTKDSDVNIQGLELSTTTSLKSLTNF, via the exons ATGTATATTTTTGCAGACTCTTCAAACAATATGGCATACTGTACCTTTTCTATCAGGATCAATCTTG TTGACTCATTGCCACCAGAAGTACTTAACTGTCCCTCTGATATAAGAACAACAACTGAAGTCGGTATTGACCAAGTTCCGGTATTTTGGATTGAGcctattggcattgatgaatccGGTCGAACTTCTGTTATTCAAAGAAGCCATGCACCTGGTCAGCTATTTGCAATAGAGCTGACACAAGTGTCGTATTTATTTTCGGATGATGCAGATAACCGTGCATTTTGCAATTTCTCAGTGACCGTAAACCAGA AAGATACGATTTCACCTGAAATTGTTGGCTGTCCATCGGACATTTATAAAACCGTTGAAATTGGTACATCACCAATCTACGTGTCTTGGGATGAACCTGTTGCAAGCGACATTTCAGGATATGCTGAGTTATTTAGAGCCACACATAAACCGGGTGAAGAATTTGATGTGGGTTCAACTCTTGTGTCGTACACATACATGGACGGTTCGAACAACACCGCAACCTGTCGATTTTATATACAAATATCTGGAT TGGACACACGTGCACCTACCATCATATTGTGTCCCAGCAACGTCACAGCGGCGATAGATGAAGGCTCTTTGGGAGCCATAGTGAATTGGGAAGAACCAAGTGCTGAAGACGCTTCTGGTAATGTGATGCTTCTCATACAGACCCACTCATCTGGAACCTTTTTCACTATTGGAACAACAATAGTCTCGTATATTTTTCGTGATAATGCCAACAACATGGAGAAATGTTCGTTTTCAGTGACGGTTTCTGGAG CGGACACTCGTGCACCAACCATCCTATTCTGTCCCAACAACGTAACAGCGGAGATAGACGAAGGCTCTTTCGGGGCCATTGTAAATTGGAAAGAACCAATTGCTGAAGACGCCTCTGGGGAAGTGATGCTTCTGATACAGACCCACTCGTCTGGAACCTTTTTCGCTATTGGAACAACAATAGTCTCGTATATTTTTCGTGACAATGCCAACAACATGGACAAATGTTCGTTTTCAGTGACAGTGTCCGGAG TCGATAAAACATCTTCGAAGATTTTCAACTGCCCTTCCAATATTGTCGCTAGAGTTGAACCAGGAAAAGATGCCACTACGGTGACTTGGAGTGAACCATTTGCCATCAACCTGTCAGCAGCTACAAAGATATCAAGTACTCACGAATCAAATGAATCATTTCCAATTGGCTCAACTCAAGTTACATACACATTTGAACAACCGGACGGGTACAAAGAGTTATGTAACTTCACAGTGACTGTGCTTAAACATG AAAATACGGCAGAAGTTGGTGAGGTTAGAGGTCAACCTAACACTTCAGGAACTCAGAGTGTAGCATCAGGAGTGTCTTACGCAGCCTTGATAATGTCGCTATTGATCTTGGTTTTTATCATCTGCGTGGtattgatgtttttatatattcG GTTAAAAACCAAGGATAGCGACGTGAATATACAAGGCCTAGAATTATCGACAACAACCTCATTGAAATCATTGACCAATTTTTAA
- the LOC140166619 gene encoding uncharacterized protein encodes MGSPVSPLTANIFMEWLEQQAILTAPLECKPRVWKRYVDDVLEIVKRDTAETLTAHLNQVDTTSSIKFTYEVEQDQQIPFLDTLIVRKPDKSIKLMVYRKKTHTDQYLSFTSHHPLHQKMGVVRTLLDRKDRIVTEEEDKIKEEAHIRQALAKCGYPKWTIDRVKKQMEEKQQRKTKKNKSTTSDQKSKGLVVIPYVAGVSERISRTLKKHDIATAMRPHSTIRKMVVHPKDKQEPVKTPNCVYEIPCGSCDLTYVGETKRTFGTRMDEHRREAEKASQQKYTRSKRKESESHFKNSAISDHVARANHIINWGEAKNLRERK; translated from the coding sequence ATGGGTTCACCAGTTAGTCCTCTTACAGCCAACATCTTTATGGAGTGGCTTGAGCAACAAGCAATCCTCACTGCTCCCCTAGAGTGCAAACCCCGCGTATGGAAACGCTATGTGGATGACGTGCTAGAAATTGTTAAAAGAGACACGGCTGAAACGCTGACGGCACATCTTAACCAAGTTGACACCACATCCAGTATTAAATTCACGTATGAAGTAGAACAAGATCAACAAATCCCATTCCTAGACACACTTATAGTACGGAAACCTGACAAGTCCATCAAACTCATGGTTTATAGAAAAAAGACTCACACTGACCAATACTTGTCTTTCACTTCCCATCATCCACTCCACCAGAAAATGGGTGTGGTGCGTACCTTACTTGACAGAAAGGATAGAATAGTAACTGAGGAGGAGGATAAAATCAAAGAAGAAGCGCATATAAGGCAGGCCCTAGCCAAATGTGGCTATCCCAAATGGACAATAGACAGAGTCAAGAAACAAATGGaagaaaaacaacaaagaaagacTAAGAAAAATAAGAGCACTACTTCTGATCAAAAAAGTAAAGGTCTAGTAGTGATCCCCTATGTAGCGGGAGTGTCAGAAAGAATTAGCAGAACACTCAAGAAACATGATATCGCAACGGCCATGAGACCACATAGCACGATCCGAAAAATGGTGGTCCACCCAAAAGACAAGCAAGAGCCGGTAAAAACCCCTAATTGTGTCTACGAAATCCCTTGCGGTAGCTGCGACCTAACTTATGTTGGTGAAACAAAAAGAACCTTTGGCACGCGCATGGATGAACACAGAAGGGAGGCAGAGAAAGCGAGTCAGCAAAAATACACAAGATCAAAAAGAAAGGAATCCGAGAGCCATTTCAAGAACTCAGCTATTAGTGACCacgtagccagggctaatcatattatcaattgggggGAGGCAAAAAATCTTAGAGAGAGAAAGTGA